The Ananas comosus cultivar F153 linkage group 6, ASM154086v1, whole genome shotgun sequence genome segment GTGAGTAAAATGGAGTTAGGAATCTTAAATGTTGGTTATTATTGAAACAAACAATAACTAAATTTGAACTAAGGATTGATgcattgaaaataaatacaaaCTATTTTATATCTTAGATGTAGTAGATATACTATAGTTCAGCCTAACAACATCAAGAAGAACAAGATGATAACTTAATCTGACCATTTTCGGTTATGTAGATGACTGGGTTATTGTACTTTGCCTTCGTGTACAGCAGTAGTTCTCGAATTCCCGCAGGATATACATAGAGCCAATTCGAAGCAGCCTACCCATGCATTAATATAGAATGTACAAATTAATGCAAGTTCATACTTTTCGATCTGCTACATTAACAATCTACGTACACTAGAATGCAACTAACTTTAAAGAGAAATAATCACCTTAGGACCAATTGGGATCCCGTTACGTTGTTCTGAAACATGAAACATCGATCGTACGCTAGAGTTATATATATTGTGCGgtgataattttaatagtttacagcatatatatatatatactgcagGAAAAACTGTTCGAACTAACTTACGAGTGAGATTAGTCCGAGAATCAGTGGTGTAACTTGTTTTGCGACAGTTGGATGACATGAGATCATCTGCATAGTTTGCTGTGTAGTAATTCAGCCCTATGAAGTCGAACGACCCTCTCACCGATTCGGACTGCTGCTTAGTAAACGTAGGCAGGCGTTTCCCCACCAATGCTCTCATGCTACGAGGGTAATCTCCTCCAGTTAGGGGATCCATAAACCTGGAGAAGAgtaattcggaaaaaaaaaaaaaaaaaaaaaaattgagtttgtAGTAAATAGGGTACGTCTATCAATTCTTAGTTTGAGTTCACGTATAATTATAATGCATTACCATCCAAACATGAAATCTAAGGCTCGCTGCGCTGCGGCATCACTGGATCTGGAGCTAGTGTACGGAACAAACCAATGTGAGACTAAAGTTATTCCAATTTTCCCCTTCTGTGATTCCTGCAGCAATACATAGATACATAGATGATGTGGGATTAGTTGGGGGACAAGTATAatatcaagaaaagaaaaaaagaaatgtaataTATGAGATAGAGAACATTGCTCAGTACTTATGCTACGCCACATGttttaaattaactaattaacctCTCGCAGCTCAAACTGTTTATAGGTTGTTTGATATCAAATGATCAATTTCTACTCAACAAGGTGTTTGAGTTGGTCCTGAGCCCCCTAGAGGTTTGCAGGTTCAATTCCCTACAACTAGCGACTATTCCTATATTATTTTCTACTAGAtcgattctttttttctttttttttttgggagtaaTCTAGCATCAGACCAGTTAATCCCCTCCTAGAGTTCCACCATGTTCTGAGTTTAATTCCCACATTTGACCATACTTGCTAACAGTAGGGCCAAGGAGATCGATCTTTTTGATAACATTTAGGACTGTTGCATGTGGATGTGATGTTGGATGTGACATACGTGATTTATTTAAGGTGATCCATAAAGATACAGTCTATTTATTACAATCTATCTATTCAAGACGATTTATAAAGATACAATCAATTTAACGGTTAGGATGTATATGGATATATTATTAATGGATGAACGTGATTAAACATTTTTACattagattatatataaatgtttgtAACAAACCGGAGTTCCGGTCTAACCTTTGCGATCTCCggagaaaagagaataaattCAGAACGTCCCGCTCTTTTACATGACTAACCACATACAAGGAAAAAAGCACCATCTATAATCCGTATTTGAAAATCGAAATAATAACAGAATGTACGATTTTAATCTTTATATGATCTAACAAGTGAAACACACAAAAAGAGTTAGCCGGTGGAAGAGGCAAAACAGCAAACAGAGTTGGTGCCTGGTATTTGGAGCAGTAGAGGCGGACGGCGGCGGCGTGGGCGAGGAGGAGATGGTGACAGGCGGCGTAGGGCTCCGTCCCCGAGTCTCCGGCGCGGCAGCGGCCCACCTCCCACGGCGAGCAGCGCCCCGGCGCAAACTCCCCCGTGGCGTAGCCCTTGGAGCAAAACGTCCACGGCTCGTTGAACGTGATCCAGCGACGCACCCGATCGCCAAACTCCGTAAAGCACACCTCCGCGTACTTCACGTACTCCTCCCTGCATGGACACGTACGCTCTCAATCAATGCATACATACGtgcacacacacatacatatttttaataaaataatgctCACTACTCACTATACCATATACGCACATGACTGCAATTGAAACTGTTATAGTTTCCATAGAAACTTTAATCTAACTGTGAAAAATAGTTCAGGAGATCTCAATAACTAAAAGCTGAAGGGATCTTATCAAAAGGTTAGAGATCTATTTTAAAATGGCCCAACGAGAGGATGTTTAgctttataatttataattattttcaaaattgcAGTAATTAAAATAACTGCAATCTCATGAGGCATATATAAAATGCTTCATCTATATATACTCAAAAATGAAGATAAACTTCACATCATATCTTGGATATCAAACTAAATCTTATcatatctttattttcttaatactaaaaatcttaaaaagttGTCTTAAATACTTGGATGGATTTGGTGTAATCTCTGCACCCAACTTTTAGGTGTAAACTTTGCACTCAACTCGGTGCCGTAcaattaagtagaatttttttattaaaaaagagcGAATTTATATGGATATATAGTAATGCCATCTTGTGTATCAAAAAAGTCAGTAATAATTCTTATCCTCTATTCAATCAAGAGCCAATATTAATTCTTACATTAATCTTATAAACGTTTTAGGCAGCGTTTAGTTTGGAAAAAATGGAGGAATAAGCTCTTGTTTCTCACTTTTGTTCCCAATTGTAAATTTTCGTACCAAAAAATAGCAGTTCTCGGTCCgtgaaataaattaatataatatgcTATAAGGCAGAAATTGCTCTTCCATCCTTTCTCTTGAACAAGTTTGTTCTCAAATGggaataagattaattaaagtctagttttaattttaattatagtataaaattattaattaatctaattaatatatttaaattattatccattgcttaaataataaagtaattaatttatttattacttataattaattagctacttaattattaataatttaatgctaatatttatattgatcaactattaatatttttattaatctaattattttttttactagctatctaattagaataatttactaactaattaaaaagttaaattattttttgtaattaattaattaattaatatttttttattatcttataaataatattcatacctaataattttattaatttattaaattattttaactaatatattaattaattagataaaatatttttaatttaaaattataacagCTATCCCTCAtattccaatctaatcatcctAACACGATTTATCTTATTCGCAAAGATAattcaattttctttcaaacgcaaaattggccTAGTTCCTGCCCATACttgaatttgtatttatttttgagaTAAGCAGTTATTATTTATACTCGAACTAAATGCGGCCTAAGTGTACAACAATACAAGTGGAGTTTCTCATCTGGTGACTGACACAATGTGGTTGCTCAGGAACCCTCCGTACTTGTCTTCTAGGGCTTGGGGAGAGTCCCAATGGAAAATTGTCACAAATGGCTCCAAACCTGCAGATATTACGTGACAAAAATTAGTCAGGATGCGAAGTTACTTAGTCCTAATTAACAAATGAAGTTAAATTTAAGACTTTCACGTTAAATATTCACCGAACCAACACCTTTTGAGATGAGCTCGTTTATCAAGTTGTTGTAATATTTAACACCTTCTTTGTTGACCCCACCGCTTAGACATCCACCTACATATCATTACATgattaagtttcaaatttatttgCGAGTAAAATCATGCAGGATGCTAACTAGTTTATTTTTCATGGGTTCAAGTCACAAGAACTATTTTGAGTTGATTATACAGTACACCAAGTACGAATACTTAATTACTAGGCAAAATTCTACTCCACGAGATTGAGAATCTATAAGCATCCATTCCAATTTCCTTCATGATGTTCACATCTTCCTGCAATATTATTGTACTATAAGatttatcataaaaaattatattcttaattaatacaaaaaaaaaaaaaattgtagatgTATAAGGagcaaacacaaaaaaaaaaactaacctGATAACGGTGGTAAGAGCCTACTGCTACATCACCATTACTTTCATCTGCAATCTTATCTATACGGAAAATGAacatagaatatttttatttttttctattataattattaaattattatcgCAAGAAATGATCACTGCACGTATTTGGTCTTCCAATATTATTTTCTGTGAAATGTGTCAACGCGGGATATGTAATACACACTTTTTTGCCTTCTTAGTTTGGATTTTCTTCGGcatccaaatatatataatatagaaatcAATTTTATGATAAAACTTTGTCACCATGTTTCGGGTCATGACAAGAGTATATAACTAAAGAAAAAACGTGATGCCTATTTAAGTAATAAGATTTTGAGTTTATTGCCATATTCTGACTACGAGCCTAGCTAGTTGTAGACTTGTAGGGATGTTTATTTCACTCTAATGGATGATTAATTTTTggctctttttttaaaaaaattgtactttaaatgaaaagaaatagACCTTAATTTCCAATTAAGTAAATGGAAGGGCCAAGACTAAGAAAATAAATCATTTCTCGATGCTATGGACTTCAATTAATTATCCGAGAAAAATAGGGGCTAGCTTTTCCTCGgtggaaaataaattaaaagacgaaAACGACAAGGGCCCCGCactttggacaagttccaacgCAACAGGTCAAGAGATTGCACGGGTCAGGGGACCTggtacttttattattattattttatttttatataagaaGAAATATTAATAAGCCTAATGAAAAGAGATTGTAATTCCTACCATAATTAATGCAAGAGTACCTAGCACTTAAATACTagtccttttttaatttttagttaaaaaagtaTGATATGACTTCAAAGAAAAATTAGTCTTTCggaatattttaaaactattcaagtaataactaaaataagagatcattttataatttatacaacaagtggtaaaattattattctgcaagaaaaaaaaaaaaaaatttttcttaaaGTACATGAACTAAATTACGATGTACGAGAAAAGTGCAGAAACTATGGTATATAAGTAAAACTTCAAAAGTTAAGTAGCACTATTGAAATAGTACTATGGGAACTACTTGTACATTTTACCCTTCGTTTCGTATTTTTGCTCTTTATTGAGATctgaaatgtaatagtttttaGATGTGTGCTTGCATGATACGTAGCAAGATTTATAATCATCGAGCATATGATTGGGCACATCttatgttaggatttggttagatttgtaattgaatcctaattagataagaattaatatttaaatttattggagataaattaagatttaaatattaaattagaggataaaatctaactagattagaattaatatttaaatctattagagattgattaagatagatttagatattaattggagtagaaatcctaaatatattaggattggggtacgttttagtGGAGCCTTATAAATAACTCTTTGTGGGTTTGCTTTTTGATGGGGAgtacgggagagagagaaaaggcctcttgggtgccgtaccagagagagaaaaagagagagagagagttatttagtgcacctagtgcatgggtgcgcgcggatgattgtcttctttatgagattatagaagacgagagaagggtagaagagattcaagaaagagggctcgggttatagttactctgtgcagaagaggagttatgtgtaatcttctcttatttaatgaatcttattttacccgcatattttctgttttggtatttctctcttttatgattatatcagcttttgctgagaagacaggtttatggtaaaaatccgatttgacGTTTCCGTTACGGAATCCCAACCATCAGTACCGGAttcacagcagtcggtatcggagcgggttgcggattcacaagatccggtaccgaggcgagtaccggattcccaacatcttaatatgagagagagagagagagagagagagagagagatcagccTGGGTGTTGGTGAGTGAAGGAATCCCATATGCTGGGTCCCCTACCATCTTCTGTAGCACCACCTTCGTACTAGAAAAGAAGCATTTAAatgaacatgcatgcatcatcAAAACTAAGTAATCATGCATGCATCATCAAAACCTTCTGTAGCACCACCTTCGTACTAGAAAAGAAGCATTCAAatgaacatgcatgcatcatcAAAACTAAGTAATCCTCTTAAAATGTCCAAAATGTTACTATGACTGAAAACATGTATTTATATAGAGGAGGAACCTGGTACGCTGAAGATGCAGCTCCGAAGATAAACGCCTCCGGAAAGATACTCCGGTTGAACACCGCGGCCGTGCTTTCTTGTGCAAACACCAAGACAGAGAGGAGATATAGAAGGGCTCCAAATTTTATAGCCATTAATGGAGTTTCAATGAGAGGTTCCCTGTACTGCTTCTATTACAATTTGGTTATATTCCTAGATTAATTTtagttggataagaattaatatttaaatctgttggagatagattaagatttaaatattaattaaagtatgaattTAACTAAATCAGggcaaatatttatttaaatctattaaagataaattaattaaaatttaaatattaattagaataaaaattctaataatattaggattggggttcACTTTATGTGgatgctattatatatatatatatatatatatatatatatatatagcattaagGAGTTAATGAGCCTTGAGAGGTACGGCCGAATTAATTAAGTTGGAGCTTTACGGTGCATACGCATGAAGCTTGACGATCGTACGGCTTAGTTGGAGAGAGAAAGTTCCAGTCATGAGTTGAATGCACTTTGTGCACGGGTGCAcgtgaagattttttttttaggtttatAGGAGACGAAAGAAGGATAgaaaagattcagaaagaggaCCTGTGTTGTAACTACTCAGTTGTAGAAAAGAAGCCAgtgtaattttctcttatttaatgaattttattttatccgcatattttttattttgattttttttttttttgtatttatatcagtttttgctgaggagacgaatttttggtaaaaacccgattcaACAGTTCCGTTGTAGAATCCCAACAATTCAACAATAGTCAATATCAAAGCAGATTGCAGATTCATAAAATTCGATatcggggcgagtaccggattcccactAGCTTCACTCAGGAATGAGAATGAAGATATATACACGTACTTACGCGCACATAATATGGTAAGGGTGAGTTGTGGATTTAGTTTGaaacatagttagttaatttggattcagcaaaaattcgatacgggtataattcggataaaattcatcttttaatttttaaatttgttgataaatacggctaaaaaaggGGTTCGGTAATTATtaggatacgtgatttatacggatattatacgttcaccaattaaaaattcgaaatcaaaaattcagctatataataaatatatataataattaatatactgtatatattattattataatttttatatatagattaaatatattcaaatattaataataaaatatattaaataatacataaaatttatatattaaaagtaataataaataattacaaattataaaataaaatattaatatgaatatttctatataaaaaaaataatatatataataaatgaattatatattataaataaaaatatatatatatatatatatatatatatatatatatatatatataattgagctcttatgcttttaaaagtacaagttattgtacttgtagatttttagccattggattaagagtatgcggttaggatatatgggccctctagggttgagtggatggttgttaataatataatctaatggttgaaaatgatccgatgagtagatctaacggtaagaaaatttacaagcaccaagtgctttgtaTTTTTAACAAGCATCCATAACTGActcatcatatatattatatatatatatatatatattaatatatatatatatatatatatatatatattaataatatatatatgagagggaggtccactgtggaccttcccctcatgcggtccacgagacTGAAATAGCCTCATGGACCGCGCACCATCCTACCTCCCAAAAGCGCCGATGTTTTTCACTGTTCAACTTCTATTTTTCTGGAGACGGCCTTGGGCGAGGAGATGggatccgccgccgcggcccttgctcccggcgccagcaagggcggcggaggacgacgacgacgcgagCGGCAACGAGAGCAGCGACGACGCGAGCGGCGACGAGAGGAGCGGTGACAAGAGCGGCAACGACACGAACCCTCGGCCGCAAGTCCGCGACCGCGATCGTCGatttttttgggcgaattattagcgaatcgcgaataattcgaaaataatgatttttgacgaaaaaatcgcgtttttttttgaactttttggaaaaatataaaaattgccGTTTAATTCGTATCTTGAAAAATGCGGGAATTATTCGCGTattaatcgcgaattaactaactaaggtcTGAAATGAAGACCCTCTGCGCTGAATTTGTGCGAAATGAACTAGGCAGTGGTCCTCAACGGTCTCTAGGGGTATGTCGGTCATTTCATATCTTTTGACCCCTTGTGGAAATTAAATGCCATCTTTACctatatatctaatatatatgtaacataTTTATGTTCTTTGCTGGACCCTCCTTTACTGTTTCAATGTAACATGTGATGCAAGATTGTTTCCACAACCTCGAATTACATCGCTTTTGGTGAGGTTGTAGGGTTTGGAAATGGGTCCGGTGCACCAGAATCTGATTCACGTCAATTGGACCTGTCGGCCTGGTGCTTCAATATTGCCACTGCAAATTAAATTAATCCGGGCCCATATTAATCTCACCCAATATAACACAAATCCCTCGAAAGGTATTCAAATGAGCCTTAATTAAACCGGTTCTAAGTCATTGTCATCACTTGCTGTCACGTCACATCCTTATCATAGTACACTGTGTATTACTTGGAAACAACatgctataaatatatatacactctGTATTACTTGGAAACAACATGCTATAAATATACACAGGTTAGTCCAATGGTGTATGTTATGTACCGAACAGGTAGTTCATGGttattttgggttaatttcCGCTGTATGAAATTTTGCATTTCCACCGGCCATTCTCAGCATAAGTGATAAAAAACTTAATGATTAATATATGATATTCTAAATTCAAAAGCAATTAAtctaattgcttcatatttccAAATGAATAACATGCagtatttctctcaaaaaaaaaaaaaaaaaaaattgcattgccCTAAacggcaaaaaataaaaagaaaaaaggattgAATGAACTACAACAAGAACAACAGCCTTTTGGTACATGCATGATTTGTACTCCACCGTTTTGAAGGAAGCAGGTTGgtctttctttttctcaaaaaagggCATGAATTTGTGGCAGTCGCTTACTGTATATCTCAGCGATAGTTAGTCATGATCACATTACccatgaaaagagaaaaagggcaAATAATTAGTACAGGAACCAATGTTATAATCTAGATAAGAAAAATTTACCATGAGAAAACTAGGTACATCAATTAAAACTCCACAAGACACAAATAATACTTAGTAAAGCCATAAGGTTTGGAACATAGCGGATGAGTTTTAAGATCTAACAGATCTTTCAGCCATACTAGCAACAGAAAGGAGATtcaagttcatgaacttgatAAAACAACAACCATGGAGAAGCAAAATGAGACCAAAATGATCCACGACTTAAAGAACGACACACAAGCCATCGCCTAGAGAGACCAGTGCATGCCGTGACCCGAGTGGTCGAACCCCCTGCTCGAGCCATGATCTGGGTTCGGTCCATTCCCCTGCAGATCTAACTCGAGTTCACCGGT includes the following:
- the LOC109711378 gene encoding beta-glucosidase 12-like — translated: MAIKFGALLYLLSVLVFAQESTAAVFNRSIFPEAFIFGAASSAYQYEGGATEDGRGPSIWDSFTHQHPDKIADESNGDVAVGSYHRYQEDVNIMKEIGMDAYRFSISWSRILPSGCLSGGVNKEGVKYYNNLINELISKGLEPFVTIFHWDSPQALEDKYGGFLSNHIVEEYVKYAEVCFTEFGDRVRRWITFNEPWTFCSKGYATGEFAPGRCSPWEVGRCRAGDSGTEPYAACHHLLLAHAAAVRLYCSKYQESQKGKIGITLVSHWFVPYTSSRSSDAAAQRALDFMFGWFMDPLTGGDYPRSMRALVGKRLPTFTKQQSESVRGSFDFIGLNYYTANYADDLMSSNCRKTSYTTDSRTNLTQQRNGIPIGPKAASNWLYVYPAGIRELLLYTKAKYNNPVIYITENGVDELNNKNASLEEALKDEPRIDYYSKHLLNVNRAIKEGVDVRGYFAWSLLDNFEWIDGYTVRFGLIFVDYRDDLKRYPKRSACWFEKFLQK